The Mycolicibacterium hassiacum DSM 44199 genome includes a window with the following:
- a CDS encoding cytochrome P450, whose protein sequence is MPTTISTKDYLLDQAKRRLTPTLNTIPGLGLVEKRLNERDWKQFVLAEPPPGSGLKPVLGDAGLPIIGHMIEAFRGGPDYVLQVYRKYGPVHYAYSPALSSVSALGPDATQEVFSNKRKDYSQKGWHPVIGPFFNRGLMMLDFEEHMFHRRIMQEAFTRTRLSGYVEHIDKVASKVVAEDWPANDPRFLLHPALKELTLDIASVVFMGHEPGTDKELVTKINEAFAITTRAGGAIIRTSVPPFKWWRGLKARKVLEDYFEKRVQERRNATGTDMLTVLCHTEDEDGNRFSDVDIVNHMIFLMMAAHDTSTSTLTTMGYYLAAYPEWQERCREESERIGDGPLDIEALEKLETYDLVINESLRLVTPLPFNVRQTVRDTDLLGYYLPAGTNVVTWPGMNHRLPELWTDPEKFDPERFAEPRAEHKRHRYAFAPFGGGAHKCIGMVFGQLEIKTVMHRLLRQYRLELVRPGYKPRYDYAGMPVPIDGMPIVLRPLR, encoded by the coding sequence ATGCCGACCACCATCAGCACCAAGGATTACCTGCTCGACCAGGCGAAGCGGCGGCTGACCCCCACCCTGAACACGATCCCGGGGCTGGGCCTGGTGGAGAAGCGGCTCAACGAGCGCGACTGGAAGCAGTTCGTCCTGGCCGAGCCGCCCCCGGGCAGCGGGCTCAAACCGGTCCTGGGCGACGCCGGGCTGCCGATCATCGGGCACATGATCGAGGCGTTCCGCGGCGGCCCCGACTATGTGCTGCAGGTGTACCGCAAGTACGGCCCGGTGCACTACGCCTACTCCCCGGCGCTGTCGTCGGTCTCCGCGCTCGGCCCCGACGCCACCCAGGAGGTGTTCTCCAACAAGCGCAAGGACTACTCCCAGAAGGGCTGGCATCCGGTCATCGGCCCGTTCTTCAACCGCGGGCTGATGATGCTGGACTTCGAGGAGCACATGTTCCACCGCCGGATCATGCAGGAGGCGTTCACCCGCACTCGGCTGTCCGGCTACGTCGAGCACATCGACAAGGTGGCCTCGAAGGTGGTGGCCGAGGACTGGCCGGCCAACGACCCGCGCTTCCTGCTGCACCCCGCCCTCAAGGAGCTCACCCTCGACATCGCCTCGGTGGTGTTCATGGGCCATGAGCCGGGCACCGACAAGGAGCTGGTCACCAAGATCAACGAGGCGTTCGCCATCACCACCCGCGCGGGCGGCGCGATCATCCGCACCAGCGTGCCGCCGTTCAAGTGGTGGCGGGGCCTGAAGGCGCGCAAGGTGCTCGAGGACTACTTCGAGAAGCGGGTCCAGGAGCGCCGCAACGCGACCGGCACCGACATGCTCACGGTGCTGTGCCACACCGAGGACGAGGACGGCAACCGGTTCAGCGACGTGGACATCGTCAACCACATGATCTTCCTCATGATGGCCGCGCACGACACGTCGACGTCGACGCTGACCACCATGGGCTACTACCTCGCCGCCTACCCGGAGTGGCAGGAACGCTGCCGCGAGGAGTCGGAGCGGATCGGCGACGGCCCGCTGGACATCGAGGCGCTGGAGAAACTCGAGACCTACGACCTGGTGATCAACGAGTCGCTGCGGCTGGTCACGCCGCTGCCGTTCAACGTCCGCCAGACGGTCCGCGACACCGATCTGCTGGGCTACTACCTGCCGGCCGGCACCAACGTGGTGACCTGGCCGGGCATGAACCACCGGCTGCCGGAGCTGTGGACCGATCCGGAGAAGTTCGATCCCGAGCGGTTCGCCGAGCCGCGCGCCGAGCACAAGCGGCACCGCTACGCGTTCGCCCCGTTCGGCGGCGGTGCGCACAAGTGCATCGGCATGGTGTTCGGCCAGCTCGAGATCAAGACCGTGATGCACCGGTTGCTGCGGCAGTACCGGCTGGAGCTGGTGCGGCCGGGTTACAAGCCGCGCTACGACTACGCCGGGATGCCGGTGCCGATCGACGGGATGCCGATCGTGCTGCGCCCGCTGCGCTGA
- a CDS encoding TetR/AcrR family transcriptional regulator: protein MTAESAPTGARRSRGDRQRDAIINAVRELVREQSFADLSVSAISERAGVARSGFYFYFDSKYAVLATILASASEELDKLTHNFAPREPGETPEEFARRMVGSAAAVMAVQDPIMAACVAARNTDPQIRDLLDDFADGIINKIISIVEQDADACPISDDLPALVRTLSATTLMTLSRDSAFIGRGEDPARAIRVVEQLWLNALWGGRARSTESA, encoded by the coding sequence ATGACCGCCGAGTCAGCCCCAACGGGCGCCCGCCGCAGCCGAGGAGACCGTCAGCGCGACGCGATCATCAACGCGGTCCGCGAGTTGGTCCGGGAACAGTCCTTTGCCGACCTGTCGGTCAGCGCGATCAGCGAACGGGCCGGGGTGGCCCGGTCCGGCTTCTACTTCTACTTCGACTCCAAGTACGCGGTGCTGGCCACGATCCTGGCCAGCGCCAGCGAGGAGCTCGACAAGCTCACCCACAACTTTGCGCCGCGGGAACCCGGCGAGACACCCGAGGAGTTCGCCCGCCGGATGGTCGGCAGCGCCGCGGCCGTGATGGCGGTCCAGGACCCGATCATGGCCGCCTGCGTGGCGGCGCGGAATACCGATCCGCAGATCCGTGATCTGCTCGACGACTTCGCCGACGGGATCATCAACAAGATCATCAGCATCGTCGAACAGGACGCCGATGCCTGCCCGATCAGCGATGACCTGCCCGCCCTGGTGCGGACCCTGTCCGCGACGACCCTGATGACGCTCAGCCGCGACAGCGCGTTCATCGGCCGGGGCGAGGATCCGGCGCGCGCCATCCGGGTGGTCGAGCAGCTGTGGCTCAACGCCCTGTGGGGTGGGCGGGCACGCTCGACCGAATCGGCCTGA
- a CDS encoding SDR family oxidoreductase: MARWSGFAGKHCLLTGAASGIGRATALRLADEGAVLYLTDRDAEGLEQTVADIRARGGRVAEYRALDVADYDAVQAFAADIHQRHRPMDVVMNIAGISAWGTVTTLTHQHWKSMIDVNLMGPIHVIEAFLPPMVEAGRGGHLVNVSSAAGLVALPWHAAYSASKFGLRGMSEVLRFDLAHHRIGVSVVVPGAVRTPLVQTVQIAGVDREHPQVRKWTERFSGHAVSPERVADRIVKGVRRNRFLIYTSADIRALYLFKRLAWWPYSVAMRQANALFTRALRPALRD; the protein is encoded by the coding sequence ATGGCGCGATGGAGCGGTTTCGCCGGCAAGCACTGTCTGCTGACCGGGGCCGCCTCCGGCATCGGCCGGGCGACCGCCCTGCGGCTGGCCGACGAGGGCGCGGTGCTGTATCTGACCGATCGCGACGCCGAGGGACTGGAACAGACCGTCGCCGACATCCGGGCCCGCGGCGGTCGGGTCGCCGAGTACCGGGCGCTCGATGTCGCCGACTACGACGCGGTGCAGGCCTTCGCCGCCGACATCCACCAGCGGCACCGGCCGATGGACGTGGTGATGAACATCGCCGGGATATCCGCCTGGGGCACCGTGACGACACTGACCCATCAGCACTGGAAGTCGATGATCGACGTCAACCTGATGGGCCCGATCCACGTCATCGAGGCGTTCCTGCCGCCGATGGTGGAGGCCGGGCGGGGCGGGCACCTGGTCAACGTGTCCTCGGCGGCCGGGTTGGTGGCACTGCCCTGGCACGCGGCCTACAGCGCCAGCAAGTTCGGTCTGCGCGGCATGTCGGAGGTGCTGCGGTTCGACCTGGCGCACCACCGCATCGGGGTGTCGGTCGTGGTGCCCGGCGCGGTGCGCACCCCGCTGGTGCAGACCGTGCAGATCGCCGGGGTGGACCGTGAGCATCCGCAGGTGCGCAAGTGGACCGAGCGGTTCAGCGGTCACGCCGTCTCGCCCGAGCGGGTGGCCGACCGGATCGTCAAAGGGGTGCGGCGCAACCGGTTCCTGATCTACACCTCGGCCGACATCCGGGCGCTGTACCTGTTCAAGCGGCTGGCCTGGTGGCCATACAGCGTGGCGATGCGCCAGGCCAACGCGCTGTTCACCCGGGCGCTGCGTCCGGCGCTGCGCGACTAG
- a CDS encoding AAA family ATPase, producing the protein MLHTIAIRGYRSLRDIVLPLAGLTVVTGANGSGKSSGYRALRLLADCGRGEVIGSLAREGGLESVLWAGPEQPAGARRSGRVEGTTRTRPVSLEMGFASDDFGYLVDLGLPQTAGPASLFARDPEVKREVVFVGPVMRSSTTLVRRTRDYVETAAESGRGFDRLSASLPPYRSVLAEFAHPGAHPELAAVRDRLRNWRFYDGFRVDAAAPCRRPQVGTRTPVLSDDGADLAAAIQTIIEAGFDDLPRAVADAFDGAKVSVAVHDGLFDLRLHQPGMLRPLRAAELSDGTLRFLLWAAALLSPQPPSLMVLNEPETSLHPDLVRPLASLIRAAAAATQVVVVTHSPALIECLGATPIGDDTAAGDGVQLRLYKDLGETRIAGQGLLSTPAWDWGRR; encoded by the coding sequence ATGCTGCACACGATCGCCATCCGCGGTTACCGCTCACTGCGCGACATCGTGCTGCCGCTGGCCGGGCTGACCGTGGTGACCGGGGCCAACGGCTCGGGCAAGTCGTCGGGGTACCGGGCACTGCGACTGCTGGCCGACTGCGGACGCGGCGAGGTGATCGGCTCGCTGGCCCGCGAGGGCGGACTGGAATCGGTACTGTGGGCCGGCCCCGAACAGCCCGCGGGCGCGCGCCGCAGCGGACGGGTCGAGGGCACCACCCGCACCCGCCCGGTGTCGCTCGAGATGGGTTTCGCCTCGGACGATTTCGGTTATCTCGTGGACCTGGGGTTGCCCCAGACGGCGGGCCCGGCCTCCCTGTTCGCCCGCGACCCGGAGGTCAAACGCGAGGTGGTGTTCGTGGGCCCGGTGATGCGCAGCAGCACCACCCTGGTCCGGCGCACCCGCGACTACGTGGAGACCGCCGCGGAATCCGGGCGCGGCTTCGACAGACTGTCCGCGTCGCTGCCGCCCTACCGCAGCGTGCTCGCCGAGTTCGCCCACCCGGGCGCGCACCCGGAACTCGCGGCGGTGCGCGACCGGTTACGGAACTGGCGCTTCTACGACGGCTTCCGCGTCGACGCCGCGGCCCCGTGCCGCCGGCCGCAGGTCGGCACTCGGACGCCGGTGCTGTCCGACGACGGTGCCGACCTGGCCGCCGCGATCCAGACCATCATCGAAGCCGGGTTCGACGACCTGCCCCGCGCGGTGGCCGACGCCTTCGACGGCGCGAAGGTATCGGTGGCCGTGCACGATGGACTGTTCGACCTCCGGCTGCACCAGCCCGGCATGCTGCGTCCGCTCCGGGCTGCCGAGTTGTCCGACGGCACACTGCGCTTCCTGCTGTGGGCGGCGGCGTTGCTCAGCCCGCAACCGCCGTCGCTGATGGTGCTGAACGAACCGGAGACCTCGCTGCACCCCGATCTGGTGCGTCCCCTCGCGTCGCTGATCCGCGCCGCCGCGGCCGCCACGCAGGTGGTCGTCGTGACCCACTCCCCCGCGCTGATCGAGTGTCTGGGCGCCACCCCGATCGGCGACGACACAGCGGCCGGAGATGGGGTGCAGCTCCGGCTGTACAAGGACCTCGGCGAGACCCGGATCGCCGGGCAGGGCCTGCTCAGCACCCCGGCGTGGGACTGGGGCAGACGCTAG
- a CDS encoding DNA polymerase IV, which yields MSDDRRRWVLHVDLDQFQAAVEVRRRPELAGLPVIVGGNGDPTEPRKVVTCASYPARRFGVRAGMPLRTAARKCPEAVFLPLDTAAYDAASAEVMALLRDFGHPVEVWGWDEAYVGAELDADADPVELAEQIRHTVAAGTGLSCSIGISDNKQRAKVATGFGKPDGVFVLTGANWMAVMGDRPVDALWGVGPKTAKKLAALGIDTVADLAATDAQVLTAAFGPSTGLWLLLLAKGGGDSEIRAEPWIPRSRSHVVTFPHDLTDQREMASAVADLAHRTLADVVAQQRVAARVAVTVRTDTFYTRTKIRKLPEPTVDAGVITATALELLSRFDIDRPVRLLGVRLELTPPQGGY from the coding sequence ATGAGCGACGACCGTCGACGCTGGGTGCTGCACGTCGACCTCGACCAGTTCCAGGCCGCCGTCGAGGTGCGGCGCCGCCCCGAGCTGGCCGGGCTGCCCGTCATCGTCGGCGGCAACGGCGACCCGACCGAGCCCCGCAAGGTGGTCACCTGCGCGTCGTATCCGGCGCGCAGGTTCGGGGTACGCGCCGGCATGCCGCTGCGTACCGCGGCGCGCAAGTGCCCGGAAGCGGTCTTCCTGCCCCTCGACACCGCCGCCTACGATGCCGCCTCCGCGGAAGTGATGGCACTGCTGCGCGACTTCGGTCATCCGGTCGAGGTGTGGGGCTGGGACGAGGCCTACGTCGGCGCCGAGCTCGACGCCGACGCGGATCCGGTCGAGCTGGCCGAACAGATCCGCCACACGGTCGCGGCGGGCACCGGGCTGTCCTGCTCGATCGGCATCAGCGACAACAAACAGCGCGCGAAGGTGGCCACCGGCTTCGGCAAGCCCGACGGGGTGTTCGTGCTCACCGGCGCCAACTGGATGGCGGTGATGGGCGACCGGCCCGTCGACGCGCTGTGGGGTGTCGGCCCTAAGACCGCGAAAAAGCTTGCGGCGCTGGGCATCGACACCGTCGCCGATCTGGCGGCCACCGATGCGCAGGTGCTGACGGCGGCGTTCGGCCCCAGCACCGGCCTGTGGTTGCTGCTGTTGGCCAAGGGCGGCGGCGACTCCGAGATCAGGGCCGAGCCGTGGATTCCCCGGTCCCGCAGCCATGTCGTGACGTTTCCTCACGACCTGACCGATCAACGCGAAATGGCCTCCGCGGTCGCCGATCTCGCACATCGCACGCTGGCCGACGTCGTCGCGCAGCAGCGCGTCGCCGCCCGGGTGGCGGTGACCGTGCGCACCGACACCTTCTACACCCGCACGAAGATCCGTAAACTGCCCGAACCGACCGTCGACGCCGGGGTCATCACCGCGACCGCGCTCGAACTGCTCAGCCGGTTCGACATCGACCGGCCGGTGCGACTGCTGGGCGTGCGCCTGGAACTGACACCACCGCAGGGCGGGTACTGA
- a CDS encoding TetR/AcrR family transcriptional regulator, whose protein sequence is MAARPQPRYLPVSGQAPHERGDAARNRNLLLDAARRLIAERGAEAVTTDDIVAAAGVGKGTLFRRFGNRAGLMMELLDEDEKAFQQEIMFGPPPLGPGAPALERLLAYGRRRLDFVVAHRALMADVNRDPYARFNAPARVQHRHVSVLLAEAGTTGDVDAQASALLALLDVHYVHHQLTENGHTVQSLGDAWESVARKLCGT, encoded by the coding sequence ATGGCCGCTCGCCCACAGCCGCGCTACCTGCCGGTTTCCGGTCAGGCGCCGCATGAGCGGGGCGACGCCGCACGCAACCGCAACCTCCTGCTCGACGCCGCGCGTCGCCTCATCGCCGAGCGCGGTGCCGAAGCCGTCACCACCGATGACATCGTCGCGGCCGCGGGGGTGGGCAAGGGCACCCTGTTCCGCCGCTTCGGCAACCGGGCCGGGCTGATGATGGAACTGCTCGACGAGGACGAGAAGGCGTTCCAGCAGGAGATTATGTTCGGCCCGCCGCCGCTCGGCCCGGGGGCACCGGCGCTGGAGCGGTTATTGGCCTACGGGCGCCGACGACTGGACTTCGTGGTCGCCCATCGCGCCCTGATGGCCGATGTCAACCGCGACCCGTACGCCAGGTTCAACGCCCCGGCCCGGGTGCAGCACCGCCACGTCTCGGTGCTGCTCGCCGAGGCCGGCACCACCGGCGACGTCGACGCTCAGGCCAGCGCGCTGCTGGCGCTGCTCGACGTGCACTACGTGCACCACCAGCTCACCGAGAACGGCCACACCGTGCAGTCGCTCGGCGACGCCTGGGAGAGCGTGGCGCGCAAACTGTGCGGGACCTGA
- a CDS encoding NAD(P)H-dependent oxidoreductase has product MSDTTVLVLLGSLRAASINRQLAELAIESAPEGVELKLFDRLGEVPFYNEDIDVDTPDQPLAEPVAALRRAAAEADAALVVTPEYNGSVPGVLKNAIDWLSRPYGDGALKGKPAAVIGTSLGRYGGVWAHDETRKTLGIAGVRVLEDLKLSVQSTVFDDRHPRENADVAASVRDIVGKLAAEA; this is encoded by the coding sequence ATGTCGGATACCACCGTGCTGGTGCTGCTGGGCAGCCTGCGCGCCGCCTCCATCAATCGACAGCTGGCCGAGCTCGCCATCGAGTCGGCGCCCGAGGGCGTCGAGCTGAAGCTGTTCGACCGGTTGGGTGAGGTGCCGTTCTACAACGAGGACATCGACGTCGACACGCCGGACCAGCCGCTGGCCGAGCCGGTCGCCGCGCTGCGCCGGGCCGCCGCCGAGGCCGATGCCGCGCTGGTGGTGACACCCGAATACAACGGGAGCGTCCCCGGTGTGCTCAAGAACGCGATCGACTGGCTGTCGCGGCCCTACGGAGACGGGGCGCTGAAGGGCAAGCCGGCGGCGGTCATCGGGACCTCACTGGGCCGCTACGGCGGGGTGTGGGCGCACGACGAGACCCGCAAGACGCTCGGTATCGCCGGGGTGCGGGTGCTCGAGGACCTGAAACTGTCGGTGCAGTCGACAGTGTTCGACGACCGGCATCCGCGCGAGAACGCCGACGTCGCCGCGAGTGTGCGCGACATCGTCGGCAAGCTCGCCGCGGAAGCTTGA
- a CDS encoding redoxin NrdH encodes MTVTVYTKPACVQCNATFKALDKHGISYEKVDITVDSEARDYVMALGYLQAPVVVVNQDEHWSGFRPDRIKALAAISATA; translated from the coding sequence ATGACCGTCACCGTGTACACCAAGCCCGCGTGCGTGCAGTGCAACGCCACCTTCAAGGCGTTGGACAAGCACGGCATCTCCTACGAGAAGGTCGACATCACCGTCGACAGCGAGGCGCGCGACTACGTCATGGCGCTCGGCTACCTGCAGGCTCCCGTCGTGGTGGTCAACCAGGACGAGCACTGGTCGGGGTTCCGCCCGGACCGGATCAAGGCGCTCGCCGCGATCTCGGCCACGGCGTAG
- the nrdI gene encoding class Ib ribonucleoside-diphosphate reductase assembly flavoprotein NrdI, translated as MTNLVYFSSVSENTHRFVEKLGLPATRIPLHGRIEVDEPYVLIVPTYGGGRATPDINVGGYVPKQVIAFLNNEQNRSLLRGVIAAGNSNFGKEFGYAGEVISRKCNVPYLYRFELMGTPEDVETVRAGLADFWREQTCHQPSQLQNL; from the coding sequence GTGACCAACCTCGTCTACTTCTCCAGCGTGTCGGAGAACACCCACCGATTCGTCGAGAAGCTCGGCCTACCGGCCACCCGCATCCCGCTGCACGGCAGGATCGAGGTCGATGAGCCGTATGTGCTCATCGTGCCGACCTACGGCGGCGGGCGGGCAACGCCCGATATCAACGTCGGAGGCTACGTCCCCAAACAGGTCATCGCCTTCCTGAACAACGAGCAGAACCGGTCGTTGCTGCGCGGGGTGATCGCCGCGGGCAACAGCAACTTCGGCAAGGAGTTCGGCTATGCGGGGGAAGTGATCTCCCGCAAGTGCAACGTGCCGTACCTGTATCGCTTCGAACTGATGGGAACACCGGAGGACGTCGAAACCGTCCGCGCCGGGCTAGCCGACTTCTGGAGGGAGCAGACGTGCCACCAACCGTCACAGCTGCAGAACCTGTAA
- the nrdE gene encoding class 1b ribonucleoside-diphosphate reductase subunit alpha — protein sequence MPPTVTAAEPVTDAGASAAETTQGAGTSHARPGGETDYHALNAMLNLYDENGRIQFDKDREAARQFFLQHVNQNTVFFHNYDEKLDYLVENGYYEEEVLNQYSRDFIKSLLDRAYAKKFRFPTFLGAFKYYTSYTLKTFDGKRYLERFEDRVVMVALTLAQGDTDLAEKLVDEIIDGRFQPATPTFLNAGKKQRGEPVSCFLLRIEDNMESIGRAINSALQLSKRGGGVALLLSNVREFGAPIKNIENQSSGVIPIMKLLEDAFSYANQLGARQGAGAVYLHAHHPDIYRFLDTKRENADEKIRIKTLSLGVVIPDITFELAKRNEDMYLFSPYDVERVYGKPFADISVTEKYYEMVDDPRIRKSKINAREFFQTIAEIQFESGYPYIMFEDTVNRANPIEGKVTHSNLCSEILQVSTPSEFNDDLSYKVVGKDISCNLGSLNIAKAMDSPDFGQTVEVAIRALTSVSDQTRIDSVPSIVRGNDESHSIGLGQMNLHGYLGRERIHYGSEEAIDFTNMYFYTVCYHAIRASNKIAIERGKAFVGFEKSKYATGEFFDKYINQVWEPKTHKVRELFAKANIHIPTQDDWRKLKESVQKHGIYNAYLQAVPPTGSISYINNSTSSIHPIASKIEIRKEGKIGRVYYPAPYMTNDNLEYFEDAYEIGYEKIIDTYAAATQHVDQGLSLTLFFKDTATTRDLNKAQIYAWRKGIKTLYYIRLRQMALEGTEVEGCVSCML from the coding sequence GTGCCACCAACCGTCACAGCTGCAGAACCTGTAACCGACGCCGGCGCGTCGGCCGCCGAGACGACCCAGGGCGCGGGCACGTCGCACGCGCGGCCGGGTGGCGAGACGGATTACCACGCGCTCAACGCGATGCTGAATCTGTACGACGAGAACGGGCGGATTCAGTTCGACAAGGATCGCGAGGCGGCGCGGCAGTTCTTCCTGCAGCACGTCAACCAGAACACGGTCTTCTTCCACAACTACGACGAGAAGCTCGACTACCTCGTCGAGAACGGGTACTACGAGGAGGAAGTCCTCAACCAGTACTCGCGTGACTTCATCAAGAGCCTGCTCGACCGGGCGTACGCCAAGAAGTTCCGGTTCCCGACGTTCCTGGGTGCGTTCAAGTACTACACCTCGTACACGCTCAAGACCTTCGACGGCAAGCGCTACCTCGAGCGGTTCGAGGACCGGGTCGTGATGGTGGCGCTCACCCTCGCTCAGGGCGACACCGACCTCGCCGAGAAGCTGGTCGACGAGATCATCGACGGCCGGTTCCAGCCGGCCACCCCGACGTTCCTCAACGCCGGCAAGAAGCAGCGCGGCGAGCCGGTGAGCTGCTTTCTGCTGCGAATCGAGGACAACATGGAGTCGATCGGCCGGGCGATCAACTCGGCGCTGCAGCTCTCGAAGCGCGGCGGCGGGGTGGCGCTGCTGCTGAGCAACGTCCGCGAGTTCGGCGCGCCGATCAAGAACATCGAGAACCAGAGCTCGGGCGTCATCCCGATCATGAAGCTGCTCGAGGACGCGTTCTCCTACGCCAACCAGCTCGGGGCCCGGCAGGGTGCGGGTGCGGTGTACCTGCACGCCCACCACCCGGACATCTACCGGTTCCTCGACACCAAACGCGAGAACGCCGACGAGAAGATCCGGATCAAGACGCTGAGCCTGGGCGTGGTGATCCCGGACATCACCTTCGAGCTGGCCAAGCGCAACGAGGACATGTACCTGTTCTCGCCGTACGACGTCGAGCGCGTCTACGGCAAGCCGTTCGCCGACATCTCGGTGACCGAGAAGTACTACGAGATGGTCGACGACCCGCGGATCCGCAAGAGCAAGATCAACGCGCGGGAGTTCTTCCAGACCATCGCCGAGATCCAGTTCGAGTCCGGCTACCCGTACATCATGTTCGAGGACACGGTGAACCGGGCCAACCCGATCGAGGGCAAGGTCACCCACTCGAACCTGTGCTCGGAGATCCTGCAGGTCTCGACCCCGTCGGAGTTCAACGACGACCTGTCCTACAAGGTTGTCGGCAAGGACATCTCGTGCAATCTCGGGTCGCTGAACATCGCCAAGGCGATGGACTCGCCGGACTTCGGCCAGACCGTCGAGGTGGCGATCCGGGCGCTGACGTCGGTCAGCGACCAGACCCGGATCGACTCGGTGCCGTCGATCGTGCGCGGTAACGACGAGTCGCACTCGATCGGCCTCGGGCAGATGAACCTGCACGGCTACCTCGGCCGGGAGCGGATCCACTACGGGTCCGAGGAGGCGATCGACTTCACGAACATGTACTTCTACACGGTGTGCTACCACGCCATCCGGGCGTCGAACAAGATCGCCATCGAGCGTGGTAAGGCGTTCGTGGGCTTCGAGAAGTCGAAGTACGCCACCGGTGAGTTCTTCGACAAGTACATCAACCAGGTGTGGGAGCCCAAGACCCACAAGGTGCGGGAGCTGTTCGCCAAGGCCAACATTCACATCCCCACCCAGGACGACTGGCGCAAGCTCAAGGAGAGCGTGCAGAAGCACGGCATCTACAACGCCTACCTGCAGGCGGTGCCGCCGACCGGGTCGATCTCCTACATCAACAACTCGACGAGCTCGATCCACCCGATCGCATCGAAGATCGAGATCCGCAAGGAAGGCAAGATCGGCCGGGTCTACTACCCGGCGCCCTACATGACCAACGACAACCTCGAGTACTTCGAGGACGCCTACGAGATCGGTTACGAGAAGATCATCGACACCTACGCGGCGGCCACCCAGCACGTCGACCAGGGGTTGAGCCTGACCTTGTTCTTCAAGGACACCGCGACCACCCGCGACCTGAACAAGGCGCAGATCTACGCGTGGCGCAAGGGCATCAAGACCCTCTACTACATCCGGCTGCGCCAGATGGCGCTGGAGGGAACCGAAGTCGAGGGTTGCGTGTCCTGCATGCTGTAG
- a CDS encoding DUF5997 family protein, producing the protein MSRANTQSMKPATAAKKLDVYLPATPPEFQANPITREELAALQADPPQWLKDLRKNGPHPKNLVAAKLGVSIAALARHGVGTALTTAEINRIIADNPEWLAAERESYRQMLRERRERKAQRANVDR; encoded by the coding sequence ATGAGCAGGGCGAACACACAGTCCATGAAACCCGCGACCGCGGCGAAGAAGCTGGACGTGTATCTGCCCGCGACACCGCCGGAGTTCCAGGCCAATCCGATCACCCGCGAGGAGCTGGCCGCGCTGCAGGCCGACCCGCCGCAGTGGTTGAAGGACCTGCGCAAGAACGGCCCGCACCCGAAGAATCTGGTGGCCGCCAAGCTGGGGGTCTCGATCGCCGCGCTGGCCCGCCACGGGGTCGGCACCGCGCTCACCACTGCCGAGATCAACCGGATCATCGCCGACAACCCGGAGTGGCTGGCGGCCGAGCGCGAGAGCTACCGGCAGATGCTGCGTGAGCGGCGCGAACGCAAGGCGCAGCGGGCGAACGTCGACCGCTGA
- a CDS encoding LysR family transcriptional regulator substrate-binding protein, protein MTPQSLTLGYMPGGPPAKWARIWAQRHPDVPLHLHPVAAADAADAVRGGVVDLSLLRLPADTTGLAVIPLYEETTVVVVPKDHVVTAADEVTAADLDDEPTLIPLDDVVGWPDAPGVAVEYRPETTGAAIELVATGMGVLIVPQSLARLHHRRDLTHRPIVDAPTCAVGLAFPEGQPSVLVEEFIGIVRGRRPGSSRGTPPPPKRTAREKTLAKQAARAAAGKIPRRPAKPKRGRR, encoded by the coding sequence GTGACCCCGCAGTCCCTCACGCTCGGCTACATGCCAGGTGGGCCGCCGGCCAAGTGGGCGCGGATCTGGGCGCAGCGCCACCCCGACGTGCCTCTGCACCTGCATCCCGTTGCGGCGGCCGACGCCGCGGATGCGGTGCGTGGCGGCGTCGTCGACCTGTCCCTGCTGCGCCTGCCCGCCGACACCACCGGGCTTGCGGTCATCCCGCTCTACGAGGAGACGACGGTTGTCGTGGTACCCAAAGACCACGTCGTCACCGCCGCGGACGAGGTCACCGCCGCCGACCTCGACGACGAACCCACGCTGATCCCGCTCGACGACGTCGTCGGCTGGCCCGACGCGCCGGGCGTCGCGGTCGAGTACCGGCCCGAAACCACCGGAGCCGCAATCGAACTCGTCGCCACCGGCATGGGGGTGCTGATCGTCCCGCAGTCGCTGGCGCGGCTGCACCACCGCCGCGACCTGACCCACCGGCCGATCGTCGACGCACCGACCTGCGCGGTCGGGCTGGCGTTCCCGGAGGGGCAGCCGTCGGTGCTGGTCGAGGAGTTCATCGGGATCGTGCGCGGGCGCCGGCCCGGCTCCTCCCGCGGGACCCCGCCGCCACCGAAACGCACCGCCCGGGAGAAGACACTGGCCAAGCAGGCCGCCCGCGCCGCGGCCGGGAAGATCCCGCGCCGGCCGGCGAAGCCCAAGCGGGGGAGGCGCTAG